A region from the Vicinamibacterales bacterium genome encodes:
- a CDS encoding 5'-deoxyadenosine deaminase has translation MNDAFEVIEGDVLVRDGRIVAIGEVPADERADRTIHAHGAFLVPGFIQTHIHLCQTLFRGYADDLALLDWLKTRIWPMEAAHTPASLAAAARQAASELLMSGTTTVLTMETVHDTDAVFEALEPMGLRAVVGKCMMDANDAAVPARLVEHTTRSLDESVAIARRWHGRANGRLRAAFAPRFAVSCSQELLEAVAGLSKEHGLVVHTHASESRDEIALIRGRTGRSNIDYLRHTGLTSPRLCLAHCVWVDDHEQDVMAEHDVKVLHCPGSNLKLGSGLAPVVEMRAKGISVSLGADGAACNNHLDMFEEMRLAAVLQSVRKGPGALTARDALWMATREGARAIGLERELGSIEPGKRADFLLVDRDRPHFMASHDPYSTLVYSARGTDVRTTVVDGEILVDAFRPTRWDPAEVARDARTEAAALAARAGF, from the coding sequence ATGAACGATGCCTTCGAGGTGATCGAAGGCGACGTTCTGGTGCGCGACGGCCGCATTGTCGCGATCGGCGAGGTGCCGGCGGATGAGCGCGCGGACCGGACCATTCACGCGCATGGCGCGTTCCTGGTCCCCGGCTTCATCCAGACCCACATTCATTTGTGCCAGACGCTGTTCCGCGGCTACGCCGACGACCTGGCGCTGCTCGACTGGCTGAAGACGCGCATCTGGCCGATGGAAGCCGCGCACACGCCGGCGTCGCTGGCCGCGGCCGCGCGCCAGGCCGCGTCGGAACTGCTGATGAGCGGCACCACCACCGTGCTCACCATGGAGACGGTGCACGACACCGACGCGGTGTTCGAGGCGCTCGAGCCGATGGGCCTTCGCGCCGTGGTCGGCAAGTGCATGATGGACGCGAACGACGCCGCGGTGCCGGCGCGGCTGGTGGAACACACCACGCGGTCCCTCGACGAGAGCGTGGCGATCGCCAGGCGGTGGCACGGCCGCGCCAACGGGCGGCTGCGGGCGGCGTTCGCGCCGCGCTTCGCGGTGTCTTGTTCACAGGAGTTGCTGGAAGCGGTGGCCGGCCTCTCGAAGGAACACGGCCTCGTCGTCCACACCCATGCCTCGGAGAGCCGCGACGAGATCGCGCTGATCCGCGGGCGCACGGGTCGATCGAACATCGACTACCTGCGGCACACGGGCCTGACGTCTCCCCGTTTGTGCCTGGCCCACTGCGTGTGGGTGGACGATCACGAACAAGACGTGATGGCCGAGCATGACGTGAAGGTGCTGCACTGCCCAGGCTCGAACTTGAAGCTCGGCTCCGGTCTCGCGCCGGTCGTGGAGATGCGGGCCAAGGGCATCTCGGTGTCGCTCGGCGCCGACGGCGCGGCGTGCAACAACCACCTCGACATGTTCGAGGAGATGCGCCTGGCGGCGGTGCTGCAATCGGTGCGCAAGGGGCCGGGCGCGCTCACGGCCCGCGACGCGTTGTGGATGGCGACGCGCGAGGGCGCCCGCGCGATTGGCCTCGAGCGCGAGCTCGGCAGCATCGAGCCCGGCAAGCGGGCCGACTTCCTGCTGGTGGACCGCGACCGCCCGCACTTCATGGCCAGCCACGATCCCTACTCCACCCTGGTCTACTCCGCCCGCGGCACTGACGTCCGCACCACCGTCGTGGACGGCGAAATCCTCGTCGATGCGTTTCGTCCCACCCGCTGGGACCCCGCCGAGGTGGCCAGGGACGCCCGCACCGAAGCCGCCGCCCTGGCCGCCCGCGCCGGGTTTTGA
- the hrcA gene encoding heat-inducible transcriptional repressor HrcA, with protein MTGPAISDRTRRILATLVRSYIESGEPVASGTLAQKAGLNLSSATVRNVLAQLEEMGYVWQPHTSAGRVPTDTGYRCYVDMLIEGRRATKDVSAVEARLRQEAGDAPLMDDLLSSTSHVLSEASRSVGFAIAPPNARALFQHIEFVPLSGNRILVVVVASGNQVSQKTVDIGESVTASELVQAANFLNSEFGGRTLEEVRNGVADRLKQERTLYDQLLGLALRLASSSFANLDRPTAVYIDGASSLLDEVVQASGISAATLRGLLRMVEEKQRLVRMLTEYIDGPGLTVVIGAEHSDPDLRPFSLIAATYFDGRSTGTVGVIGPTRMRYSKAITVVDIAALAVARVLRDVN; from the coding sequence ATGACCGGACCGGCTATTTCCGACCGCACGCGCCGTATCCTGGCTACGCTCGTCCGCTCGTATATCGAGTCGGGCGAACCGGTGGCTTCGGGGACGCTCGCCCAAAAGGCGGGCCTGAACCTGTCGTCGGCAACGGTGCGCAACGTGCTCGCCCAGCTCGAAGAGATGGGCTACGTGTGGCAGCCCCACACCTCGGCGGGCCGCGTGCCCACCGACACCGGTTACCGCTGCTACGTGGACATGCTGATCGAAGGGCGCCGCGCGACCAAGGACGTCTCGGCCGTCGAAGCGCGCCTGCGGCAGGAAGCCGGCGACGCGCCGCTCATGGACGACCTGCTCTCCTCCACCTCGCACGTGCTGTCGGAAGCGAGCCGCAGCGTCGGCTTTGCGATTGCGCCGCCCAATGCGCGCGCGCTGTTCCAGCACATCGAGTTCGTGCCCCTCAGCGGCAACCGCATCCTCGTCGTCGTGGTGGCCAGCGGCAACCAGGTGTCGCAGAAGACGGTGGACATCGGCGAGTCGGTGACCGCGTCGGAACTGGTGCAGGCGGCGAACTTCCTGAATTCCGAATTCGGCGGCCGCACGCTCGAAGAAGTGCGCAACGGCGTCGCCGACCGGTTGAAGCAGGAACGCACGCTCTACGATCAGCTGCTCGGCCTGGCGCTGCGGCTGGCGAGCAGCTCGTTTGCGAACCTGGATCGGCCGACCGCCGTCTACATCGACGGCGCCTCGAGCCTGCTCGATGAAGTCGTGCAGGCCAGCGGCATTTCGGCGGCGACCCTGCGCGGGCTGCTCCGCATGGTGGAAGAAAAGCAGCGGCTGGTCCGCATGCTCACCGAATACATCGACGGCCCCGGACTGACGGTGGTCATCGGGGCCGAGCATAGCGACCCGGATCTGCGGCCGTTCAGCCTGATTGCGGCGACCTATTTCGATGGCCGCAGCACCGGCACGGTCGGCGTGATTGGGCCGACCCGCATGCGCTATTCCAAGGCCATCACCGTGGTGGACATCGCCGCACTGGCCGTCGCCAGGGTTCTGCGCGACGTTAATTAG
- a CDS encoding nucleotide exchange factor GrpE: MSDQPNDPIETGAIAPDAAEAPAPEAGSPEAVKRERDDLLDRLLRKTAEFDNFRKRVDRDRKDMIEWAAAEVLNDVIAIADDFDRALAADAPPQAQQYKAGLELIQRQLADLLKKRGVTTLDALGADFDPHVHQAVAYEEVAGARDGEVVAVLAKGYKLGERLLRPAIVKVAKAS; the protein is encoded by the coding sequence ATGAGCGATCAACCGAACGACCCGATTGAGACCGGCGCGATTGCGCCCGACGCCGCCGAGGCGCCAGCGCCCGAAGCCGGCAGCCCCGAGGCCGTCAAGCGCGAGCGCGACGACCTGCTCGATCGGCTGCTGCGCAAGACCGCGGAATTCGACAATTTCCGCAAGCGCGTCGACCGCGACCGCAAGGACATGATCGAGTGGGCGGCCGCCGAGGTGCTCAACGACGTGATCGCGATTGCCGACGACTTCGACCGCGCCCTTGCCGCTGACGCGCCACCGCAGGCACAGCAATACAAGGCCGGCCTCGAACTGATCCAGCGGCAGCTCGCCGACCTGCTCAAGAAGCGCGGCGTCACCACCCTCGACGCCCTCGGCGCCGACTTCGACCCGCACGTCCACCAGGCCGTGGCCTACGAAGAAGTGGCCGGCGCGCGTGACGGCGAAGTGGTGGCGGTGCTGGCCAAGGGCTACAAGCTCGGGGAGCGCCTGCTGCGCCCCGCCATCGTCAAGGTGGCCAAGGCATCGTGA
- the dnaJ gene encoding molecular chaperone DnaJ, with protein sequence MSKRDYYEILEVSKTATDQEIKSSYRRLALKFHPDRNQGDKAAEEQFKEAAEAYAILSDDEKRSRYDRFGHQGVGGGAQGFDPSQFTGFEDIFGGLGDIFGFGGSRRGGPQRGSDLRYDLEIKFEQAAKGVETHIQIPRQEACDTCKGSGAAPGTSPTTCPGCRGAGQIRFQQGFFTMARTCSQCRGAGKVISKPCQTCRGAGTVEQTRKLTVKIPAGIATGQRLRLTGEGEAGTQGGPSGDLYVVIFVQEHEFFLRDGNDLHCTVPLPFTTLALGGEIKVPGIDGEETIKIAESTQTGSTYRLRGKGMPDVSGRGRGDILVTVQAVTPKKLTKEQKKLLEQLAATLPEQKVSPTARDEDDRGIFGKVKDIFG encoded by the coding sequence GTGAGCAAGCGCGACTACTACGAGATCCTCGAAGTCTCGAAGACCGCCACCGACCAGGAGATCAAGAGTTCCTACCGGCGGCTCGCCCTCAAGTTCCATCCCGATCGGAACCAGGGCGACAAGGCGGCCGAAGAGCAGTTCAAGGAAGCGGCGGAAGCCTACGCCATCCTCAGCGACGACGAGAAGCGATCGCGCTACGATCGCTTCGGCCACCAGGGCGTTGGCGGCGGCGCGCAGGGCTTCGACCCGTCGCAGTTCACCGGCTTCGAAGACATCTTCGGCGGGCTCGGCGACATCTTCGGGTTCGGCGGCTCACGGCGCGGCGGCCCGCAGCGCGGCTCCGACCTGCGCTACGACCTCGAGATCAAGTTCGAGCAGGCGGCGAAGGGCGTCGAGACCCACATCCAGATTCCCCGCCAGGAAGCCTGCGACACCTGCAAGGGCTCCGGCGCGGCGCCCGGCACGTCCCCGACGACCTGCCCGGGCTGCCGGGGCGCCGGCCAGATCCGCTTCCAGCAGGGTTTCTTCACCATGGCCCGCACTTGCAGCCAGTGCCGCGGCGCCGGCAAGGTGATCAGCAAGCCGTGCCAGACCTGCCGTGGCGCCGGCACCGTTGAGCAGACCCGCAAGCTGACCGTGAAGATCCCGGCCGGCATCGCCACCGGCCAGCGGCTGCGCCTGACCGGCGAAGGCGAAGCGGGCACGCAGGGCGGGCCGTCGGGAGACCTCTACGTCGTGATCTTCGTGCAGGAGCACGAGTTCTTCCTGCGCGACGGCAACGACCTGCACTGCACCGTGCCGCTCCCGTTCACCACGCTCGCCCTCGGCGGCGAGATCAAGGTGCCGGGCATCGACGGTGAAGAGACCATCAAGATTGCCGAGAGCACGCAGACCGGCTCGACCTATCGCCTGCGCGGCAAGGGCATGCCCGACGTGTCGGGCCGCGGCCGCGGCGACATCCTGGTCACGGTGCAGGCGGTGACGCCGAAGAAGCTCACCAAGGAGCAGAAGAAACTGCTCGAACAACTGGCCGCCACGCTGCCCGAGCAGAAGGTCTCGCCGACCGCGCGCGATGAAGACGATCGCGGCATTTTCGGCAAGGTGAAGGACATCTTTGGGTAA
- a CDS encoding 50S ribosomal protein L11 methyltransferase, translated as MGNRTWPALMLRAGAVDDSEDIISAVLTDFSPVAIHDLAERPLPPGGLWDPTYPPIPDPPPTPLHWNVCFNDADERAQAADAIRAALPNLAIEAVDLPDEDWAARSQAALTAVHAGRFIIAPPWDMPAADVDATVIVIEPSMGFGTGHHATTRMCLRLLTDLDVSDLTVLDLGTGSGVLTMAAALSGARRVVGIDVDVDAINSAEASARLNTLPDTIEFQVSDFRSSPPAAAEVVLANLTGGMLKSAGSVIATLVKPGGQMILSGFDHTEVDGVIAAFPGFVEVSRLTEDTWIALHLRKTAAD; from the coding sequence TTGGGTAACCGGACCTGGCCGGCGCTGATGCTGCGCGCCGGCGCCGTAGACGACTCCGAGGACATCATCTCGGCCGTCCTCACCGACTTCTCTCCAGTTGCGATCCACGATCTCGCGGAGCGGCCGCTGCCGCCGGGCGGGCTGTGGGATCCCACTTACCCGCCCATCCCCGATCCGCCGCCTACCCCGCTGCATTGGAACGTCTGCTTCAACGACGCCGATGAGCGCGCACAGGCCGCCGACGCCATTCGCGCCGCACTGCCCAATCTCGCCATTGAGGCCGTCGACCTGCCCGATGAAGACTGGGCCGCACGCTCGCAAGCCGCGCTGACCGCGGTCCACGCCGGCCGCTTCATCATCGCGCCGCCGTGGGACATGCCCGCCGCGGATGTGGATGCCACCGTGATCGTGATCGAGCCATCGATGGGCTTCGGTACTGGCCACCACGCCACCACGAGGATGTGCCTGCGGCTGCTGACTGACCTCGATGTGTCGGATCTGACGGTGCTGGACCTGGGAACCGGCTCGGGCGTGCTGACCATGGCCGCCGCCCTCAGCGGCGCTCGCCGCGTCGTCGGCATCGACGTGGATGTCGACGCCATCAATTCCGCGGAAGCCAGCGCCCGGTTGAACACTCTTCCCGACACCATCGAGTTCCAGGTGTCAGACTTCCGCTCGTCGCCGCCGGCGGCCGCCGAGGTCGTGCTGGCGAACCTGACCGGCGGGATGCTGAAGTCGGCCGGCTCGGTGATCGCCACCTTGGTGAAGCCCGGCGGCCAGATGATTCTGAGCGGCTTCGATCACACCGAGGTGGACGGCGTCATCGCGGCGTTCCCAGGCTTTGTCGAGGTGAGCCGCCTGACCGAAGACACCTGGATTGCACTCCACCTACGGAAGACAGCCGCAGATTAG
- the tatC gene encoding twin-arginine translocase subunit TatC, which produces MTQTTQALQGSWRRALAHLVVAVAAIGQEMTFIEHLEELRKRILWAVVCVAATFAICWVFSRELYDIASAPIRSNPAVTLSVSRPQDIFGLYMKVTLVASIFFSSPLILTQAWLFISPGLHKHERRYAIPFVLSASVLFITGGVFGYYVAFPTALGFLLNWIVESRLTPIIDAVDYFDLFFSIMVALGIVFQIPAVVFVLSRIGLITARMMVRYLKHAVLACVVVAAIITPTTDFGNMLVVAGPMLVLYVVGIGVAWVFGRRRVAESAVD; this is translated from the coding sequence ATGACACAAACTACTCAAGCCTTACAGGGATCGTGGCGGCGCGCCCTCGCGCACTTGGTTGTGGCGGTGGCGGCGATTGGCCAGGAGATGACCTTCATCGAGCATCTCGAGGAGCTACGGAAGCGCATCCTGTGGGCGGTGGTATGCGTGGCGGCCACGTTCGCAATCTGTTGGGTGTTCTCGCGGGAGCTCTACGACATCGCCAGCGCGCCGATTCGCTCCAATCCCGCCGTGACCCTGTCGGTGTCGCGGCCACAGGACATCTTCGGTCTCTATATGAAGGTCACGCTGGTGGCATCGATCTTCTTCTCGTCACCGCTGATCCTGACGCAGGCCTGGTTGTTCATCTCGCCGGGTCTCCACAAGCACGAGCGCCGCTATGCCATTCCATTCGTGCTGTCCGCGTCCGTGCTCTTTATCACCGGCGGAGTGTTCGGATATTACGTGGCGTTTCCGACGGCGCTGGGATTTCTCCTGAACTGGATTGTCGAATCTCGGCTCACGCCGATCATCGATGCGGTTGACTACTTCGATCTTTTCTTCAGCATCATGGTGGCGCTGGGCATCGTGTTCCAGATACCCGCCGTGGTCTTCGTCCTGAGCCGCATTGGCCTGATCACGGCGCGCATGATGGTGCGATATCTCAAGCATGCCGTGTTGGCGTGCGTCGTGGTGGCGGCCATCATCACGCCGACCACCGACTTCGGCAACATGCTCGTCGTCGCCGGACCGATGCTCGTGTTGTACGTGGTGGGTATTGGCGTGGCGTGGGTGTTTGGGCGTCGGCGCGTTGCCGAGAGCGCGGTGGATTAG
- a CDS encoding DUF1028 domain-containing protein produces the protein MKRLLMILAAAGTCAAVGAALPRGVKAQGVDQQLPPTVATFSILGFDPETGEVGGAVQSRVFTLTGVLTADADAGVVATQAIVDVSYGPKGIALLKAGMKPDAIIKAIWDSDPDPQPERWTKQGRQFAVIDLQGNTATFTGPKATTWAGGKQGKFCTAQGNILAGPAVVEGMVKAFEDAKGHLSMRLMAALDAGQAAGGDTRGMQAASMVIVKKGGGVWLNNDTVLRFQVDDSPNPFKELRRVVESWNAAREKGSQRPVK, from the coding sequence ATGAAGCGACTCTTGATGATTCTGGCGGCTGCCGGCACCTGCGCGGCCGTGGGCGCCGCGCTTCCGCGCGGCGTAAAGGCGCAGGGCGTGGACCAGCAACTGCCGCCGACCGTGGCGACGTTCTCCATTCTTGGGTTCGACCCTGAAACCGGCGAAGTGGGCGGGGCCGTGCAGTCGCGCGTGTTCACGCTGACCGGTGTGCTGACCGCCGATGCCGACGCGGGCGTCGTCGCCACGCAGGCAATTGTCGATGTCAGCTACGGGCCGAAGGGCATTGCGCTGCTCAAGGCCGGGATGAAGCCCGACGCGATCATCAAGGCGATCTGGGACAGCGACCCCGATCCGCAGCCCGAACGTTGGACCAAGCAGGGCCGGCAGTTTGCCGTGATCGATCTGCAAGGCAACACCGCGACGTTTACGGGCCCCAAGGCCACGACCTGGGCGGGTGGCAAGCAGGGCAAGTTCTGCACCGCGCAGGGCAACATCCTCGCCGGTCCGGCGGTGGTGGAGGGCATGGTCAAGGCGTTCGAGGACGCGAAGGGGCACCTGTCGATGCGCCTGATGGCGGCGCTCGATGCCGGTCAGGCGGCGGGCGGCGACACGCGGGGCATGCAGGCTGCGTCGATGGTGATCGTCAAGAAGGGCGGCGGCGTGTGGCTGAACAACGACACCGTGCTGCGGTTCCAGGTGGATGACAGCCCGAACCCGTTCAAGGAACTGCGCCGGGTCGTCGAAAGCTGGAACGCCGCGCGGGAGAAGGGCAGTCAGCGCCCGGTCAAGTGA
- a CDS encoding RsmE family RNA methyltransferase yields the protein MRPRFHVPDFDAASARVPLPDDEAEHLARVLRLGVGAEVDVFDGRGGLWRAEVVEAGKRSASVRAVEPLAPAPELTVPVVLVISVLKADKMDDVVRDAVMLGVTGILPVVSERSEISLAAVEKSHRVARWQRIAVSSAKQCGRAVVPVVGPAGGFAAYLAEPVSGVRLICVEPSVMPGGARSVQAVAKPAAAHVIVGPEGGWTADELGAALAAGAVPLSLGGRTLRADAAPIVALTALLTTWSEL from the coding sequence GTGCGCCCCCGCTTCCACGTACCCGACTTCGATGCCGCGTCAGCGCGCGTACCGCTGCCGGACGACGAGGCCGAGCACCTCGCGCGCGTGCTGAGACTGGGGGTGGGCGCCGAGGTCGATGTCTTCGACGGACGTGGCGGATTGTGGCGGGCCGAAGTCGTCGAGGCGGGGAAGCGCTCGGCCTCGGTGCGCGCGGTCGAGCCGCTCGCGCCGGCCCCTGAGCTCACCGTGCCGGTCGTGCTGGTCATCAGCGTGCTGAAGGCCGACAAAATGGACGACGTGGTTCGCGATGCGGTGATGCTGGGCGTGACCGGCATCCTGCCGGTGGTCAGCGAGCGATCCGAGATCAGCCTGGCGGCCGTGGAGAAGAGCCATCGCGTGGCGCGATGGCAGCGCATCGCCGTGTCGTCGGCGAAGCAGTGCGGACGGGCGGTGGTGCCGGTGGTGGGGCCGGCGGGCGGATTCGCGGCGTACCTGGCCGAACCCGTGAGCGGCGTGCGGCTGATTTGCGTCGAGCCATCCGTGATGCCAGGCGGCGCGCGCAGCGTGCAAGCGGTCGCCAAACCCGCCGCGGCCCATGTGATAGTGGGGCCAGAAGGCGGCTGGACCGCGGATGAATTGGGCGCCGCGCTGGCCGCCGGCGCCGTGCCGCTGTCACTCGGTGGACGAACGCTGCGCGCGGATGCCGCCCCGATTGTTGCCTTGACCGCGCTGTTAACGACTTGGAGTGAACTGTGA
- a CDS encoding serine/threonine-protein kinase, with product MFFRGQTVGKYRILSPLGSGGFGSVYLAEDTWIDKKVAIKVPHRQNLDFGELLREPRLLATLSHPNIVTVLTAEKQDDVFFIVMEYVPGDTLEAVIDRDGTLDLARALDYTCQICNAMDHAHKHGVIHRDLRPGNVMVTDQGLIKVADFGTSRFLEIAAHGTTVIGSPPYMAPEQFQGKAVFASDIYSLGVTMYQMFTGVLPYDTPMPADLDRLMRGELASPPKLKNPKLPKAISDIVMKAIAADIPSRYQRASDLLDAVLAARTPSPASRRPWRAAPGGTGAMAASEEQQDIQARLKARETVQARFCWKCGKALAARADACPFCSERQ from the coding sequence ATGTTCTTCCGGGGACAAACCGTCGGAAAATACCGCATCCTCTCCCCTCTCGGCAGCGGTGGCTTTGGCAGCGTCTACCTCGCGGAAGACACCTGGATCGACAAGAAGGTCGCGATCAAGGTTCCGCACCGGCAGAACCTCGACTTCGGCGAACTGCTCCGCGAGCCCCGGCTGCTCGCCACCCTCAGCCATCCGAACATCGTCACGGTGCTCACCGCGGAAAAGCAAGACGACGTGTTTTTCATCGTGATGGAGTACGTGCCCGGCGACACGCTGGAAGCCGTGATCGATCGCGACGGCACGCTCGACCTGGCGCGGGCGCTCGACTACACCTGCCAGATCTGCAACGCGATGGACCACGCGCACAAGCACGGCGTCATCCATCGCGACCTGCGCCCGGGCAACGTGATGGTGACCGACCAGGGCCTGATCAAGGTGGCCGACTTCGGCACCTCACGCTTCCTGGAGATTGCCGCGCACGGCACCACGGTGATCGGCAGCCCGCCGTACATGGCGCCCGAGCAGTTCCAGGGCAAGGCGGTGTTCGCGTCCGACATCTACTCGCTGGGCGTGACGATGTACCAGATGTTCACCGGCGTGCTGCCCTACGACACGCCGATGCCGGCCGACCTCGACCGGCTGATGCGCGGCGAACTGGCGTCGCCGCCCAAGCTGAAGAACCCCAAGCTGCCGAAGGCGATCAGCGACATCGTGATGAAGGCGATCGCCGCCGACATCCCGTCGCGCTACCAGCGCGCCTCCGACCTGCTCGATGCCGTGCTGGCCGCCCGCACGCCGTCGCCGGCCTCCCGGCGCCCCTGGCGTGCCGCCCCGGGCGGCACCGGCGCGATGGCGGCGTCGGAGGAACAACAGGACATCCAGGCGCGGCTCAAGGCGCGCGAAACCGTGCAGGCGCGCTTCTGCTGGAAGTGCGGCAAGGCCCTGGCCGCCCGCGCCGACGCCTGTCCCTTCTGTTCCGAGCGCCAGTAA
- a CDS encoding branched-chain amino acid transaminase: MAFAGTGKIWMNGSLVDWKDATIHVASHAIHYGTGVFEGLRAYDSRTGTNVFRLEPHMRRLIDSCRVYRMEPRWSQAELSQAVLDTVRVNGFKSCYIRPLVYRGYEQLGLDPRPCPVDASIIVWEWNQMLGAGALEDGIDAGVSSWTRLAPNTLPAMAKGSANYANSGLIKMQASIDGYAEGIALDESGLLSEGSGQNLFLVRDNVIYTPSLGSSVLQGITRESVITLATDLGYEVRETSLPREFLYLADEAFFCGTAVEITPIRSIDKITVGNGKRGPITEALQQRFFGILRGDLPDTHGWLTPVNAAVGVR, encoded by the coding sequence ATGGCATTTGCGGGAACGGGCAAGATCTGGATGAACGGGTCGCTGGTGGACTGGAAAGACGCGACGATCCACGTCGCCAGCCACGCGATTCATTACGGCACCGGCGTCTTCGAAGGGCTGCGCGCCTACGACTCCAGGACGGGCACCAACGTGTTCCGCCTCGAGCCGCACATGCGCCGGCTGATCGACTCGTGCCGGGTCTATCGCATGGAGCCGCGCTGGTCGCAGGCCGAACTGTCGCAGGCGGTGCTCGACACGGTGCGTGTCAACGGCTTCAAGAGCTGCTACATCCGGCCGCTGGTCTATCGCGGCTACGAACAACTCGGCCTCGATCCCCGGCCCTGCCCGGTCGACGCCTCGATCATCGTCTGGGAATGGAACCAGATGCTCGGCGCCGGCGCGCTCGAGGACGGCATCGACGCCGGTGTCAGCTCGTGGACCCGGCTGGCCCCCAACACGCTGCCGGCCATGGCCAAGGGCTCGGCCAACTACGCCAATTCCGGCCTGATCAAGATGCAGGCGTCGATTGACGGTTACGCCGAGGGCATTGCGCTCGACGAGAGCGGCCTGCTGAGCGAAGGCAGCGGACAGAACCTGTTCCTGGTCCGCGACAACGTGATCTACACGCCCTCACTGGGATCGTCGGTGCTGCAGGGCATTACCCGCGAAAGCGTCATCACCCTCGCGACGGACCTCGGCTACGAAGTCCGGGAAACGTCCCTCCCGCGCGAGTTCCTGTACCTGGCGGACGAAGCGTTCTTCTGCGGCACGGCTGTCGAGATCACCCCCATTCGATCGATCGACAAGATCACCGTTGGCAACGGCAAACGCGGCCCGATCACGGAGGCGCTGCAGCAGCGCTTCTTCGGCATTCTTCGAGGGGACCTGCCGGACACGCACGGTTGGCTCACCCCGGTGAACGCCGCCGTGGGCGTCCGCTGA
- a CDS encoding type IV pilus twitching motility protein PilT translates to MHVNDLLKLAVEKGASDLHLKVGSYPMARIHGHLAPVSDEKQLDHEDLVEMAASIMSTAQRQKFKDSQEVDLAYSVPGLGRFRCNVFQQRGTIGCVLRVIPVNVKSLDQLGLPPVLKKISEQERGLVLVTGTTGSGKSTTLAGMIDHINKTRTSHVITIEDPIEYLHRDNQCIINQREIGVDTRSFAHALRSALRQDPDVILVGEMRDMETIETAMHAAETGHLVFSTLHTLDATETINRIISVFPPHQQKQIRLQLASVLRASIAQRLIPRKDGTGRAPAVEVLVATPFIKDCIVDKDKTHLIAGAIAQGTSQYGMQTFDQSIFSLFQEDLISYEEALRWASNVDEFKLRVQGISTTSDMSRDQMAGTIFGAPAPAKPAAPAAKPAAKAPEITRFGK, encoded by the coding sequence ATGCACGTCAATGACCTGCTGAAGCTGGCCGTCGAAAAGGGCGCGTCCGACTTGCACCTGAAGGTCGGCAGCTATCCGATGGCCCGCATTCACGGCCACCTGGCCCCGGTGTCGGACGAAAAGCAACTCGACCACGAAGACCTGGTCGAGATGGCCGCCTCGATCATGTCCACCGCGCAGCGCCAGAAGTTCAAGGACTCGCAGGAAGTGGACCTGGCCTACAGCGTCCCCGGCCTCGGTCGCTTCCGCTGCAACGTGTTCCAGCAGCGCGGCACCATCGGCTGCGTGCTCCGCGTCATTCCGGTCAACGTCAAGAGCCTCGACCAACTCGGCCTGCCGCCGGTACTGAAGAAGATTTCCGAACAAGAACGCGGCCTCGTGCTGGTCACCGGCACCACCGGCAGCGGTAAGAGCACCACGCTGGCGGGGATGATCGACCACATCAACAAGACCCGCACCTCGCACGTGATCACGATCGAGGACCCGATCGAGTACCTGCACCGCGACAACCAGTGCATCATCAACCAGCGCGAGATCGGCGTCGATACGCGGTCGTTCGCCCACGCCCTGCGCAGCGCGCTGCGCCAGGACCCCGACGTCATCCTGGTCGGCGAAATGCGCGACATGGAAACCATCGAGACCGCGATGCACGCGGCCGAGACCGGCCACCTGGTGTTCTCCACGCTGCATACCCTCGACGCCACGGAAACCATCAACCGCATCATCTCGGTGTTTCCGCCGCACCAGCAGAAGCAGATCCGCCTGCAGCTGGCATCGGTGCTGAGGGCCTCAATCGCCCAGCGCCTGATCCCGCGCAAGGACGGCACCGGCCGCGCCCCGGCCGTGGAAGTGCTGGTGGCCACGCCCTTCATCAAGGACTGCATTGTCGACAAGGACAAGACGCACCTGATCGCCGGCGCCATTGCCCAGGGCACCTCGCAGTACGGGATGCAGACGTTCGACCAGTCGATCTTCAGCCTGTTCCAGGAAGACCTGATCAGCTACGAGGAGGCGCTGCGGTGGGCGTCGAACGTGGACGAGTTCAAGCTCCGGGTGCAGGGCATCTCGACCACGTCGGACATGTCGCGGGACCAGATGGCCGGCACCATCTTCGGCGCGCCGGCGCCGGCCAAGCCGGCGGCACCGGCCGCCAAGCCCGCGGCCAAGGCGCCGGAGATTACGCGGTTTGGCAAGTGA